In the Campylobacter concisus genome, GCACTTGCCGTTATGCTGTCATTTTGAAATTTAGTCCCAAGCTCGACGCTTTTACCCTCTTCAGGCTTTATGTCGCCAATGTCGTCGCCGCTGATCGCCATTTGCGGGTTGAAACTTTGTGCGTAGTTGGTATAGACCGACCACTGAGGCGTTAGTAGATATAAAAGCCCAGTTTGCCACGTAAATTTGCCATCTTGCTGATCTGTGCTATTTGGCCCACTAGTTGTGCCGCGAGCTACTTGGTCGTAGTATTCATACCTAGTTCCTAAAGAGTAGATCAAATTTTCAGTTAAATTTATGCTATCTTGTGCGTAAAATCCGATAGTTTTTAGCTTTTGGTACTGGATGCTTGACTCCCTGGCAATTGGTAGCCCTACTCTTCCATAGATAGGATGATATATGTTGATGCTTAAGTGGTTACCCGTATCTTTTAGGCCACCTGGTCTATAGCGGTAGTATTCCTTTGCGTCGATGCCAAAGAGTAAATTATGCTCTATCTCGCCAGTTTTAACGTAGCCGTTTAAATTTAGTGATCCAGCATGCGTGCGGTGGATAAATCCGTCGTAATATTCGTTTCGCCTAGTTGCTGTGCCATTATTTAATACATTCATTAGCCTGATGTGGCCATACTCATGTTTTGAGCGAGAAAATGCATAAGCACCCTTTAGTAGCCAGTTTTCGCCGAGATTTTTCTCAAAATTTACATCTAGCATGTCAAGCTTTGTTTTTAGCTTATTAAATGGCTCGTCAAGGCGTCTTTTCTTATCTATCGGCAGTAGCTTGCCAGTGCTTGGAATGAGATACATACCTCGGTCGATCGGATCGGTCGAGCGTGTGTGCACATAAGCCAAATTTATGCGGTAATCATCGCCTTTATACGAAAGTGAGGGTGCAAAGAGAACATTTTTATATTCGCCAAACTCTCTCCAGTAGTCCTTTTGCATAGTATCAAATATAAATCTATATGCAAACCCGCTCTCCGCAATAGGTCCTGTGGTGTCAAAGCCTGTATTCCAATAGTTGCGGTTGCCGATACCAGCCCAAATTTCGTTTGAGAAGTCGTATTTTGGCTTTTTAGTGACCATATTTATGATGCCGCCGGGCTCTTGCGCACCGTAGAGCAAACTAGCCGGACCTTTTAGCACTTCGACGCTTTCTACGGTTTTGTTAAAGCTATGCATGACGCTAGCGGGCACGCCGTTTCGCATGATCGAGCCGTCGCGTCCGCCGCCAAATCCTCTTTTTATGATCGAATCAAAGATGCCACCCGTGGTGTTGCCGTAGCTAACGCCGCTTACATTTTGAAGGCTCTCAGCTAGGGTCTCTGGCTTTTTATCCTTTAGCTGCTGCTGGGTTACAACGTTTACCGTCTGCGGGATCTCAAGAATTGGCGTATTTGTCTTGCCTACCTCACTCGTTGTGGCTCTGTAACCATCATCTGCGCTATCTTCAATGCTAATCCCATCCAAGCTTACATCAGTAGCATTTAAAGCAGAAATAGCAAAACAAAGCACCGCACTAATGCGAAATTTATTCATTTATAATCCCTTAAAAAATTTTTAATA is a window encoding:
- a CDS encoding TonB-dependent siderophore receptor → MNKFRISAVLCFAISALNATDVSLDGISIEDSADDGYRATTSEVGKTNTPILEIPQTVNVVTQQQLKDKKPETLAESLQNVSGVSYGNTTGGIFDSIIKRGFGGGRDGSIMRNGVPASVMHSFNKTVESVEVLKGPASLLYGAQEPGGIINMVTKKPKYDFSNEIWAGIGNRNYWNTGFDTTGPIAESGFAYRFIFDTMQKDYWREFGEYKNVLFAPSLSYKGDDYRINLAYVHTRSTDPIDRGMYLIPSTGKLLPIDKKRRLDEPFNKLKTKLDMLDVNFEKNLGENWLLKGAYAFSRSKHEYGHIRLMNVLNNGTATRRNEYYDGFIHRTHAGSLNLNGYVKTGEIEHNLLFGIDAKEYYRYRPGGLKDTGNHLSINIYHPIYGRVGLPIARESSIQYQKLKTIGFYAQDSINLTENLIYSLGTRYEYYDQVARGTTSGPNSTDQQDGKFTWQTGLLYLLTPQWSVYTNYAQSFNPQMAISGDDIGDIKPEEGKSVELGTKFQNDSITASAAVFNIDKKNIMRTVNSVSTPVGEARSRGFEFDFNGRVTQGLSVGASYAYTKTEVRKDSGAFAVLVGKPLEATPKHQASLFANYDFSHLGAKGLRIGGGARYFGSWYTYYMRTNLPAVPAGTGFKMDDAVVYDAFISYDTKIAGYETNFSFNVKNLTDKLYYTSSSTGTQANIIPIQPGYARQFMLTASVKL